The sequence below is a genomic window from Xanthobacter dioxanivorans.
CCTGGAAGCTCTGAGGCATGTTGTCGTAGTATTCCTGCTCCTCGTCGCGCAGCGCTTCGATGTCGCTGCGCAATTCCTCGGCTGCCAGCTTGAGCTCATCCAACCGCTTGCGAAAGTGTTCGATAGCTTTTCGGCGCTGCTTGTTCATGGTTGAGGTCTCTCGCCTCAGTTGGGCATGAGCGACGCGACTTCCCGCCCCTCGATGGTGATGGTGAACCCGGCTTCCTCACAGAGGGTGTGCGCAAGGTCCATGGCGTACCGTGGCTCGACCAGGTAGTTGCCGAATTGATCGAGGCTGGCCTCCTCATTGAAGTGCTCGGCGGCCCAATCGGCAGCTTCATCGGTACGGGGCTCGAACAACCAGAAAGAGCCGGCGTTGGTCAGATTCCAGTCGATCATCTCGGGCATGATCGACCCCTCAGCAGGACGCGCCGGCCAGCGGCACATAGGCTCGCTGGCTGCGATCCCAGATCATGCCGGCAGGCGAACCAATCTTCGCGATCAGATCTCGGGACAGGGCGAAGGTCTGGCCGCAGGCGTTTCGGATCGTGACGCACCCGGTGGTGGCGCTGTCATCCGCCACCACGTGGTGGATGTTGAAGGCAGGGTCGCTGGGAGCAAACGGCTTGTCGGGGCCTGTCGCGTACCACCAGCCGAGATAGTTCGGGTCCATCGTGTTGGTCCTCAGTTGGAAACGCGGCGCGGATTTCGCACGGCGGTGAGAAAGTCGGCGCCCATGCCGCCGAGTGCTTCTTCGTCAAACTCGCCGTTCGACCAGGTGTCGAGATCGTGCCCGTTGCAGGCGCGGAGCACAGCGGCGGCGGCTTCCGCCTCTTCGCGGGTGATGTAGCGGGGCTCTTTCAGGAGTGCCGCGGCGGCCGCGGTGAAGTCGGACATGGGCGTCCCTCAGCTGGATTTGTGCAATAGGGCAGCGAGACGTGCCGCGCCCTGGTCGGTCAGGATGCACAGGAGCTTCCCGCTGTTCGGACTCAGCCGGACCATCTCCTTGCCTGCCAGTGCCTTGGCGCTGCGGCCGTCAATTCCTCCGCCCGCCGCGCCCGTGACAACAGGAAGGGTGCCTCCAGCGGCACGGATCGCGGAGAGGTGGCGCAGCTCCCGTTGTTCTGTGACGTTCAGACGAGGGTTCGCCATTTGATCGTTCCTCAGTTGGAAATGGCCTTGAGGGCAGAGAGGCCGCTGGCCGTCAGGTCGATTGACCCTCCCCATTCGCCCTCGATCCAGCCCCTGCGGTGGATAGCGTCGAACACACGGTCAAGCGCAGCCCCCTGGCAGCCCACGTCACTCTCTGCGTCCATACCGATGCAGCCATTGCGCCGGATGTGCCGCAGAAGGTCGCCCTGCGCCCGCGTTGGCGCCGTGATCCTGCTCATGGTCTCGTCTCTCAGTTGGAAATGGCGCCGGCGCGCCGGCCACCCCAGGCGAAGCCGGGGCGGAGGAAGTGCCAGAGCTCCTGGCCGGCGTGATCGCGGCTGCTCACCCCGTCGATCCTGATAGCGTCTACGCGATCCTCGCCATAGGCACGCCTGGCGAGGTCGGAGGCCTCCACGTGGTTGCTGGCATCGAAGGTGCGAATGCGCGGGCCGCATGGGTGGCAATCGACCGAGCGAAGCACCTCGTAGTGGACCTGGAAAATCATCGGCTGGTCCCTCAGTGGGAAGGAGCGGTGTAGGGCTTCGCGTTAATGTGCTTGGCCGGGTCGGCGATGGGCAGGTGCCAACCGAACATCGAGCCTGAGACCATCGCCTCGCGCTGGGCGGGCGTAACGCCCATGCTGTTGTTCCGGTTGTCGATCCACGACCGCGCCGCGAGCTCATTCCCGGCCACGTGCGGAGGGACATTGCTGGCCACGCGATAGCCCGTTTCGCCGCGAAGAATGCCGATCACCTGCTGCGTGCTTTCCTCGAATGCGTAGCAGGCCTCGGGAAGATCGTTGTTGATGGTCATGGCTTTCGTCCCTCAGTTGGAATTGGCGCAGCCGGGGGCATCGCCCATGACGGCCATGAACGCTTCCCCATGCCCGGCGCGTGCCAGGGCGACCATCGCGTCAGGCAGGCCTCTAATGACGCGCAGCAGCTCCAGCATTTTCGGCGCGTTGGCCAGAGCTCGGCGCACCTCCTCAGCCAAAGCGCGGTCCACTTCAGTTGCCTTTTCGGCCGGCTGACCCTCGCCGACAACGGCAAGTATCGGCCTGCCATCGCGGTAGATCGTGATGGGGCAGCACTCGGCGAAGTGCATGTCTTCTTTGCTGGTGTAGATGGCCATGGTCTGCGTCTTTCAGTTGGAAGTGGCTATCTGCGGCCAAGGCGGTGCGCGTCGAACGGCCGCCCGGTGTTCGATTTTCAGGGACGGCCTTTCTCAGTCGGCAGAACCGCCGAGATTTCATTCCAGCGCACGACAAAATCAGACCAGCCGTGGGCGCGTACAGTGGGGCAGCCATTGGACCAAAACCCGGTGACGACGCGGGTGATCTTCTTGTAGCTGTCGCGTGTCGCAGCCTTGAATGTGATGCGGTCGCCAATGTTGAGATTTACACGTCGCATACTCTGACTCCAATCACGAAAGCTTCTGCCGCTCGCTCGCGCGTGGGAAATCCTTCCAGCGCCTTGAGCGACGGAGCGTTGAAGATGACGAACCACTCGGCGGTCGCAATTGCACTATCGACAATTCCGCCGAACACCGGATCAGGGTTGCTTATCATCCCCCCGGAATAACTTTCCGTCCACGTCCCGTGACCAAGGGCATTGAGGATCGAAACTGCGTTATCAGTCACCGGTCACGTCCTTGTGTTGTCCAACAAATCATTCCAAAAAACAATCTAGCCGTCAATCGGCGTTCCAAAAAATAATTCCATAAAATGTTTCGGGCCCCATTTTCTCGTGTTAAGTTGGAGATATGAGACAGCAAAAGCCCGCCATGTATGGCTATGCCAGGGTGTCCACGGACGATCAGCGTCTAGATCTGCAAATTGACGCGTTGACGAGGTTCGGCGTTGAAAGGGACCGAATTTTTACCGATGAAGCTTTGAGCGGCGCAACCATGAAGCGCCGCCCTGGCCTCACGGCGGCATTCAAGGCACTAAGGCCCGGCGCAAAGCTGGTCGTTTGGAAAATCGACCGTCTTGGCCGGAACTTGTCCGAACTGATCCAGACCGCAGACTTGGTACGAACGAAGGGTGCGGAGCTGATTTCACTGACCGAGCAGATCGATACGTCCAACGCCATCGGTAAGGCGATGTATCATCTGATCGGAGTATTCGCCCAACTCGAGCGCGAAATGATTGCCGAACGCACCAAGGCTGGCATTGCAGCGGCAAAGGAGAGAGGCAGAATGCCGGGCCGCCGCTCGACGCTACCGCCGGAGAAACGAGCGCTGGTGGTCGATCACATGCGCAAGGGTTTGA
It includes:
- a CDS encoding recombinase family protein; the protein is MYGYARVSTDDQRLDLQIDALTRFGVERDRIFTDEALSGATMKRRPGLTAAFKALRPGAKLVVWKIDRLGRNLSELIQTADLVRTKGAELISLTEQIDTSNAIGKAMYHLIGVFAQLEREMIAERTKAGIAAAKERGRMPGRRSTLPPEKRALVVDHMRKGLTFTKIAPLVGVSKSTLYNNGDDLRAELAALQAKEISDS